Part of the Antechinus flavipes isolate AdamAnt ecotype Samford, QLD, Australia chromosome 2, AdamAnt_v2, whole genome shotgun sequence genome is shown below.
CCACTTCAGCCAGACATTTGGACTGCCCTGCCGTCATATTCTGGCTGTCCTTAGCTCCCGACAGCAAGTGCTGCAGCCTGAAATGCTACCTGAACAGTGGAAACCTGGCTGCAGAACACCCCCCAATAGTGTGGCCAGCCTAGCCAATATCCTGGGCAGCAGGTGGAATGTGGCCCTAGACAAGGAGCTATTGGTCGCATTCCTCACTGGGGAGGTGAGGCGGCTTTTACTTCAGTGCAGCCGGGAAGAGTTTGAGCGACGCTACAACACCCTCCGTGAACTGGCAGACAGCTGGATTGGACCTTACTTTCAAGTGCAAGTGTAGGCTGTCTTCCTTTGTCCCTGCTGGATGTACTCTGTGCCATGAcccacctagctgtccttccTCAACCCAGCTAAAGGGGGTGATGAGTATTGCCTAGGACAGTGACATAATCTccaagcttcagttttctcaattattacATGGAGATACCCGTCTTACTACCTGCCTCACAAGATTGTtttgaagaaagcattttctaAACTATAAAGTGACACAGAAACGAGATTTGTTTTTAACCCaatggggaaaaagggaaggagtaaagtACCCCACTACATTCCAACTTTCTTTGCAAACATTTTGTACTCTTAAGGATCAGCTGACCCAATAGATGAGGAGAAAGGCTGAGACCAAATAACAGGTCAGCCCAGCTGCCTAGTCAGCTGATTCCGTCCCCCTGTGaccaaaataagcatttttatagccTAGGTGAGGAACTTTGTTTAGTGTCTATACTCTATGTCTCATTGTCCTGCTTGGTCCTTGTGATTGAATCTAAATGCTGCTTATGTCAATACTGCTCATTTAGAATTTTAGCTCACCACCATTCCTGGAAAAAGAGTAATGTTTGCCATCCTTATTCTATTCCCTGCCCACTGCTAGCAAGGGAAGTTTGTACTGAATAAAGGCTTATAGCAAAGCTACTAAGTCAAATGATTGCTGCTAccatagaaataggaaaagagtatctcccttcctcctcctccttcccaatCAGTTTTTGTAATCTTAGGTTATTGCACTATTTTCTGGCCAAACTCATTTTCCTGTTAAAGTGAATAAACTTCCCAGCCCTTGGTAGTATTGAAATGCTGGTGTGTAGACATCATATACTTCCCAGATATTGTACCATCCCCTGCAGAAATGGGTcccccatctagctgcccaataaCCATACAGAGAAGCCACCCAGTGAGTCTAGTGCAATTTCATCTGGCTACAAGCAGGAACCAGGACCCTGACTCCTTCTGGGCCCCACCAGTGGGGCCTGGCCAAGCATCATGTGAGACTGGGCCTGACCCCACCTCCCCTCAGTAGCCCCCTCAGGCTCTGGATGGGCCATCATGAAGGCCTGGGCAGCCCGGATCATGTCCTCTTCCCTCAGGCCTGGGACAGGCACAGTGGGGATGCCAGCAATCATCATAGCCAATGTGAGAATGCAGATGTCAGGCTGGGAACCAGGCTCTTTGCCCCCTGCCTCTTTGGGCATCAGCAGGGCCCCTGGAGATAGCCCACAGAGCAGCAGTGGCCCATGCCCCCCAAGGCTACCCATCTGCCCTCCAGCCAACTGAGGGACCCTGCCCCGTGGGCAACCATCTTCCCAGCCCAGGTTCTCAAGCTGCCTCACATGAGGAAATTTTCTGCAGTATCTGCCATGATACTCTTTCCGCCGAAGCGGCTCCCAGCCAGCCCCCCCTGGGCAGATCCCAGGCTCTGGTGTAGGTAGAGAGTGACCCCAGGACTGGGGAGCTGCCTGACGCTCAGCTTTCTGGCTTAGCGGACCTGGCCCTCCAGGGGCTACCACCACTGGCTCCATGGGACCATAGAGGCTGAGAGAGGAGTTTGGAGGGCCTGCCCCACCTGCAGAGACAGGAATGAGATAGAAAGTGATTTACAACCCCTATGATACCTTGAGGGTGATGCATAACTATAAAAACTGGCTGGGATCCAGCAAAGGGGAAGTTCAGGTCatcaaacatttttaacattatatGGTCTAAAATTAGAAAGggcccttagagatcatctaggccagtgccctcatttttcagataaggcaATCCAGAGACATCAAATAAATTGCATTAGGGtacataaataaatgatagaGCTGGGATTTGATTAGGTATTCTGACTGTTAAGTTCCAGTATCAATCTAGGTGCCACCTTGCCTTTACCTTTGGGATAGCAGCTTTAAGGCTATACTTTCCCAGGAGGGATAACAACAACCTGGGACACTGCATATAGGTGACATGTCAGGGGTAGTCTTGTTCCTCTAATCCAAAGAAACCATCATCTTACCTTGGCCAGAAGTAAGGAGACCCGAATGAGCTCTCTGTGTCATGAAGTAGGACATGGCTCCCACAGGGGCCCCAGGTTGTGAGGGAACAGTAGGACAATTCCTTCATGTCCTACCCCGCTCACCCTTCTAGAACCCACCTCACAACCCTAGGCTGTGTTAGCTGGAATCTACCTCATAGAACTGGCTTGTCCATTCTAGAACCAGTGTACCTCTCTGTGCTCAACCGAGGCAAAGGAGCCTGTGGAACATTAACAGTGCTGTGTTGTGGAAAAAGTAGCATCTGGGGAGTCACACAACATGGGTTGTTCAAACCTATGCtctttatttgtgtgaccctggccaagtcatttaaccatagCCTAAGTATCCTTATTTTTAAGAGTACAGTTTTGGACTAGATCCCCGATgtgctttccagttctaaatcttttgaTTAGGAATCTAGAGAtttgaagggaaagggggaaggggttTGGTCCTACTACTAACCTGCATCTGAGTTTGGGCATAGCACTAAGTCTGGCTCATTTAAAATGGGCTGTCAAGCTACTGCTAAAGGACCAAATCAGGCAATTTCTTGGCCTCAGTCCACATGAGCTAagaatgttttttacattttttcaaaggTAAAAACCATTCTAGATGGGggtataccaaaaaaaaaaaaaaagaagaagttgaCTCAGTTTGTCAATGATCTTTGCTCCTAGAACAAGAGCTATGCTTTAAATTGTTCCCAGTCCTAAGATGTCTAGTAGAATAGAAACAATGAACCAAACCCTActtcaccctccctccccccaactagGAGATTTGGATTCTTGTCCTAGTCTTACAAAATAAATAGGTATTCTTGCCCAAATCATTTCAACTCCCCATCTCTTGATTTCACCATCTATATATTCACCCTTGCCTAGCCTACTTGACAGATCTTTtgagaattaaataatataaaaatctgaaaaatataaGACACTGAGTATACATTAGAAGACAAAAGGGCAAGAAGCCCTGATCTAAGAATCACCCAAAtgtgaactcatcatttcttttattatgacTTCTAGCAGGGTGGCCCTAAAGGGCTCATTTTACAGTAGGGCAAGTTCTTTCAAAGATCTGGCTTTAAGTAAAGGCATTAGGGACAGGCGTTCCTGAGGCTGAGACACCTGGCACTAGGGAATTTTATTGGGGACCTCACTCATACTTGCAGAAATCCTTGAGGCCTGTGGGCAGGTGCAGCCCATCGATGGCAAGTCTATGTATCACACTTCTCTGAATGACAATGCGGCACAAGGTCTGAAGGGAAGGCActgcagagaaagagaaagatgaattGGTGATAAAGATCTCAGGCTGGCCACCTCCATTTGCTTTGGAGATTATCAGGTGTAGCCTGGAAAAAATGGATCTAAACTAGGAGTCTAGAGACCTGGATTCGTGTCTCAGTGTTTCCTTGGATGAATCATTTTACGGTTTTGGCCCCTATTTTTCCAGGTATAAAACTGGAACACCTTCCAATCTACCTCACTAGCTATGAGAAGATTAtgtgaaagcactttgaaaagcAGGGCACCACACAGCCATTCAAGGCTTTTCTCAACCAGGCATCTAtcagctttttaatttcatcttacaCAAAGGTATACTGGATTCACAGATTAGAACTGTGATAAATTTATCACTTTCATTATATATatcattacatatacatatataatgataatatgtatatataaattatcaataaaatgataaatttatcaTTGTTTCTCAACTTACCCTCTCATCTCTGGGCCTTTCCTTACTTGATATCTCACACCTGAAGTAGCTTCTCTTTGAAATCTTCCCCATTTAAAGATCACATAAAGCCTTCTTTGATTTCCCTAGCTGGAAATAATCTCTGCTTTTTGGGATCTCTCATGGTATTTTCGGCCTTTTGTGtacatttattatacattataattttCTGGGAATATATCATCTTCCTTCCCTATTCCCCCACCGCTATTGGCTCCCTGGAAGCCCGTGAATCttgatcatttttcattttttaatcatatttagtCCTATTCACTCAAGTTCTCTCTGATGTCTGATTATAGCATGAAGGTAACAGCTAAACCAAGCAGAGCAACAGCTGCTAACCTGCAAAAGATTCCATGGGTACTATATCTAGTAATTGTAATTCAAACTGCTCAGACCTATAGTATTGTTTTCCTAGTGGCcataatataaattaaagaataaaaagtatCTTAACTGTACTTATTTTTCTAGCCCTTTAATGTTTAGAAAGTGcccaaattaccttgtatcaCAGTGGATTGGGTTatagccattttacagatgaggaaactggggcttgGATAAATTTCGTGATCATGATATTGCTGGTCCTGGTCTTTCTCTACAATATGCTGATTAGTGTGGTATTGTGACTTTggttaagtctcagtttccttagctataaaaagaGGAGCTTGGACTAGTGATCTCTAGGGTTCCCTTTTCAGTTCTATCTCCTATAATgccttttttacaaatgaggaaagggagAACTGGGGGGAAGATAGACTGATCTGATTATTAGTGATTCCAACTCAGGCCTTCTGCAGCATTGGGCAATCCTATACCTACACCCATATTCCAGCTGGACCAGGCGAACACTCTTGGTGGACGCGAAGACATCAACCACAGCATAGAGGGGCTGGGTGGTGGGTAGCCCTCGGGCGCTGGGACCCATATCCTCCCCGTTAATGAGGATATGCATGTCGGCCGTGCCATCTGGACGCGGGCAGAAGAGCACCCCGAGGCGGCTGCGCCGCGCAGTGGGTGGCAGTACGTTGAGCTCATACAGCTGGTCCAGCAGGTGGCTGTAGCGGCCCGGCCGACTTCGGCCCACCAGGCGGTCGCGGGGAA
Proteins encoded:
- the SPATA25 gene encoding spermatogenesis-associated protein 25, giving the protein MSYFMTQRAHSGLLTSGQGGAGPPNSSLSLYGPMEPVVVAPGGPGPLSQKAERQAAPQSWGHSLPTPEPGICPGGAGWEPLRRKEYHGRYCRKFPHVRQLENLGWEDGCPRGRVPQLAGGQMGSLGGHGPLLLCGLSPGALLMPKEAGGKEPGSQPDICILTLAMMIAGIPTVPVPGLREEDMIRAAQAFMMAHPEPEGATEGRWGQAQSHMMLGQAPLVGPRRSQGPGSCL